One Anastrepha obliqua isolate idAnaObli1 chromosome 6, idAnaObli1_1.0, whole genome shotgun sequence DNA window includes the following coding sequences:
- the LOC129250626 gene encoding uncharacterized protein LOC129250626 — translation MGRCHGGPFISPPSSLVTAHGDMGSSLEGQVTVRNRQMNKQQKNKKSDNATKRTDKQTDKRTDTKTKRTDSRTDKRTDPMTKRTDKRTDTIELRKLETPSEDELLASSQETVDDKAVGHSTPSTINQPITSADAKGQKRQYPKKGPSRYKLYQRSLAILGRISKNEAEGKTHPKDAADKARCQKVVDEYLAFQATQKAEAVKRNRSQDEGCKTAKKHKTSHTALTPKPAKRAFNEVARDHLQTALVDELTNRGKPALERWSEIEARLSRIVVDHVMASPQGQVPGYDSMEVVRGYRVIKCDDQFSVDFLQNAISKIQSDWEGLRLKLIPASEIPRRPRARIWIPNMEFEAKQLIPYLQAHNRTVPMDDSSIIKAEAPQKNSVSFLLQISEESIEPLGKVDNKLRFGVRKAHLKLFRSANLEDEQDEVDDANELLMGMQLEEAGSTQNDGANEQHTGMQLDAPKNDQ, via the coding sequence atggggcgctgccatggcggACCGTTTATTTCCCCTCCATCCTCATTGGTCACCGCACATGGCGACATGGGCAGCTCTTTGgaagggcaggtgaccgtaaGAAACAGACAAatgaacaaacaacaaaaaaacaaaaaatcggatAACGCTACCAAACGGACAGACAAACAGACGGACAAACGGACTGACACAAAGACAAAACGAACCGATAGTCGGACAGACAAGCGGACGGACCCAATGACAAAACGGACAGACAAACGAACGGACACAATCGAGCTGAGGAAGTTGGAAACTCCCTCAGAGGACGAGCTCTTGGCTTCTAGTCAAGAGACAGTTGATgacaaagctgtgggccacagcacgccatcAACTATAAATCAACCGATCACATCCGCTGATGCCAAGGGGCAAAAGCGTCAATACCCAAAAAAAGGCCCGTCTAGATATAAGCTTTACCAGCGGTCTCTAGCTATTCTCGGCAGAATAAGCAAAAATGAGGCCGAAGGTAAAACTCATCCCAAAGATGCGGCCGATAAGGCAAGgtgccaaaaggtggtcgatgagTACCTGGCGTTCCAGGCCACCCAGAAGGCAGAAGCCGTAAAACGCAATCGTTCGCAGGACGAGGGCTGTAAAACTGCGAAAAAGCACAAGACGTCTCACACTGCTCTGACGCCCAAACCAGCCAAACGCGCGTTTAACGAGGTGGCACGGGATCACCTGCAAACGGCGTTGGTGGACGAGTTAACGAACCGCGGTAAACCTGCGTTAGAAAGGTGGTCCGAAATCGAGGCACGGCTGTCTCGCATTGTCGTTGATCACGTCATGGCAAGCCCGCAGGGTCAAGTGCCAGGTTATGATTCAATGGAGGTGGTCCGTGGATACAGGGTGATCAAATGCGACGATCAGTTCTCTGTTGATTTCCTTCAAAACGCTATTAGCAAAATCCAGAGCGACTGGGAAGGTTTGAGGCTCAAACTAATCCCAGCCAGTGAGATCCCAAGACGACCAAGGGCTCGTATCTGGATACCGAACATGGAGTTCGAAGCTAAGCAGTTAATACCATACCTGCAAgcacacaaccgcactgttccAATGGATGACTCGagtatcatcaaagcggaggctccgcaaaagaacAGTGTGTCCTTCCTTCTCCAAATCTCGGAGGAGAGTATTGAGCCACTGGGAAAAGTGGATAACAAACTTCGGTTTGGCGTGAGGAAAGCGCATCTGAAGTTATTCCGTTCTGCAAATCTGGAGGATGAGCAGGACGAGGTTGACGACGCTAATGAGTTGCTCATGGGCATGCAACTGGAAGAAGCCGGGTCCACCCAAAACGATGGCGCTAATGAGCAGCATACGGGCATGCAGCTTGACGCCCCTAAAAACGACCAGTAA